The following coding sequences lie in one Megalodesulfovibrio gigas DSM 1382 = ATCC 19364 genomic window:
- a CDS encoding tRNA lysidine(34) synthetase — translation MRHRLNFVQKNCVASAGKLLHQSGTLFAGARIGVAVSGGVDSAVLLEVLRQRQRILPFPIELLCFHINPGFDFELHLKLRDWAASLGLAGVFERTEFGPRAFSEENRSNSPCFLCSSWRRTRLFDLCRQYGCTHLALGHHADDQAVTFFMNLFDNGRVDGLAPVESFFQGRLQVIRPLLWLEKSQLRRAARAWGLPVFENPCPASKEDAQGLALSNRARTTQWIREQVGGDPARKANVYNALRRHALARGARMPGGVVEES, via the coding sequence ATGCGACATCGTCTCAACTTCGTCCAGAAAAATTGCGTCGCCTCGGCTGGCAAGCTGCTGCATCAGAGCGGCACGCTTTTCGCCGGCGCGCGCATTGGCGTGGCCGTGTCCGGCGGCGTGGATTCGGCCGTGCTGCTGGAGGTGCTGCGCCAGCGCCAGCGCATCCTGCCGTTTCCCATCGAATTGCTGTGCTTCCACATCAATCCCGGCTTTGATTTCGAGTTGCACCTGAAACTGCGGGACTGGGCGGCCAGCCTGGGCCTGGCCGGCGTGTTCGAGCGCACGGAGTTCGGGCCGCGGGCCTTTTCCGAGGAGAATCGCAGCAACTCCCCGTGTTTTTTGTGCAGTTCCTGGCGGCGGACCCGGCTGTTCGACCTGTGCCGCCAGTACGGCTGCACCCATCTGGCCCTGGGGCATCATGCGGACGATCAGGCCGTGACCTTTTTCATGAACCTGTTCGACAACGGCCGCGTGGACGGTCTGGCCCCGGTGGAATCCTTTTTTCAGGGGCGGTTGCAGGTGATTCGCCCCCTGCTGTGGCTGGAAAAATCCCAGCTCAGACGCGCCGCCCGGGCCTGGGGGCTGCCGGTGTTCGAGAACCCCTGCCCGGCCTCCAAGGAAGATGCGCAGGGGCTGGCCCTGAGCAACCGCGCCCGCACCACGCAGTGGATTCGGGAACAGGTGGGCGGGGATCCTGCGCGAAAGGCCAACGTGTACAACGCCCTGCGCCGGCATGCCCTGGCGCGGGGGGCGCGGATGCCGGGGGGCGTTGTGGAAGAATCTTGA
- a CDS encoding ABC transporter ATP-binding protein, whose product MLEVRNVRHRYGPVQVLHDVSFTLGKGEILGLLGPNGAGKSTTMRILTGFLIPSAGEVTLDGRNIRKDPIGLRKRLGYMPENMALYPELRVEEYLQWVARLKQSAAPAKQVPEVMARCGLAHVRGKLIRHLSKGYQQRVGLAQAILGQTELLILDEPTVGLDPSQIREIRNLIKEMGQEKTILLSTHILPEVELTCSRVLIINKGRIVAEDTPANLARAFGGQGRHLLRLGVSEHMQEKVLARYRQESFVKIVEPAMQQHGPGAYVLESDPARLPKDQDERDLLTRVAFAEGWPVLEFKPADMSLEDAFVNLVRTEAEATEPVREEAAA is encoded by the coding sequence ATGCTAGAAGTCCGCAACGTACGACATCGCTACGGCCCCGTCCAGGTCCTGCATGACGTCTCCTTCACCCTGGGCAAGGGCGAGATCCTGGGACTGCTCGGCCCCAACGGCGCCGGCAAATCCACCACCATGCGCATCCTCACCGGCTTTCTCATCCCGTCTGCCGGCGAGGTGACCCTGGACGGCCGCAACATCCGCAAGGATCCCATCGGCCTGCGCAAGCGCCTGGGCTACATGCCGGAAAACATGGCCCTGTACCCCGAACTGCGCGTGGAAGAATACCTGCAGTGGGTGGCCCGGCTCAAGCAGAGCGCCGCACCAGCCAAACAGGTGCCCGAGGTGATGGCCCGCTGCGGCCTGGCCCATGTGCGCGGCAAGCTCATCCGGCATCTGTCCAAGGGCTACCAGCAGCGCGTGGGCCTGGCGCAGGCCATCCTGGGCCAGACGGAACTGCTGATCCTGGATGAACCCACCGTGGGGCTGGACCCGTCCCAGATTCGGGAAATCCGCAACCTCATCAAGGAAATGGGCCAGGAAAAGACCATCCTGCTTTCCACCCACATCCTGCCCGAGGTGGAACTGACCTGCAGCCGCGTGCTCATCATCAACAAGGGCCGCATCGTGGCCGAGGACACCCCGGCCAACCTCGCCCGCGCCTTCGGCGGTCAGGGCCGGCACCTGCTGCGGCTGGGCGTCTCCGAACACATGCAGGAAAAAGTGCTGGCGCGGTATCGGCAAGAGTCCTTCGTCAAGATCGTGGAGCCGGCCATGCAGCAGCACGGGCCCGGGGCCTATGTGCTGGAGAGCGACCCCGCCCGGCTGCCCAAGGACCAGGATGAACGCGACCTGCTGACCCGTGTGGCCTTTGCCGAGGGCTGGCCGGTGCTGGAGTTCAAGCCGGCGGACATGAGCCTGGAAGACGCCTTCGTCAATCTGGTGCGCACCGAGGCGGAAGCGACCGAACCCGTACGTGAGGAGGCCGCGGCATGA
- a CDS encoding ABC transporter permease — MNKTLLLAQKDVMILFRTPLAWCILGCLFVVCGYFFTSSVQFFELVSLQLLQNPGTSGVTPFEYIISPYLQQSSVMLLFFLPLITMRTFSEEKRMGAFEMLMSYPVKEHEIAAGKLAAVAVFLLTTCAGLAIGPALLMTMAEVEPLPVLCGWLGLLLMGLAFASLGCFISSLTESQIMAAVFTFAALLLLWVLSWLSELGATGPAAVAASLSLLTHFEPFTRGVLELKGVIYYLAFTAGFFWLAVLSLENQRWRN; from the coding sequence ATGAACAAAACCCTGCTGCTCGCCCAGAAAGATGTGATGATCCTGTTTCGCACGCCCCTGGCCTGGTGCATTCTGGGCTGTCTGTTTGTGGTGTGCGGCTACTTTTTTACTTCGTCCGTGCAGTTCTTCGAGCTGGTGAGCCTGCAGCTGCTGCAGAATCCCGGCACGTCCGGCGTCACGCCCTTTGAATACATCATCTCGCCGTACCTGCAGCAGTCCAGCGTCATGCTGCTCTTTTTCCTGCCGCTCATCACCATGCGCACCTTCAGCGAGGAAAAGCGCATGGGCGCGTTCGAGATGCTCATGAGTTATCCGGTCAAGGAACACGAGATTGCCGCCGGCAAGCTGGCTGCAGTGGCCGTGTTCTTGCTGACCACCTGCGCCGGGCTGGCCATCGGGCCGGCCCTGCTCATGACCATGGCCGAGGTGGAACCCCTGCCCGTCCTGTGCGGCTGGCTGGGCCTGCTGCTCATGGGGTTGGCCTTTGCCTCCCTGGGCTGCTTCATCTCCTCGCTCACGGAAAGCCAGATCATGGCCGCGGTGTTCACCTTTGCTGCGCTGCTGCTCCTGTGGGTGCTCTCCTGGCTGTCGGAGCTGGGGGCCACGGGCCCGGCGGCGGTGGCGGCGTCCCTGTCCCTGCTCACGCACTTCGAGCCCTTCACCCGGGGCGTGCTGGAGCTCAAGGGCGTGATCTATTATCTGGCCTTCACCGCCGGCTTTTTCTGGCTGGCGGTGCTCTCCCTCGAAAACCAGCGGTGGAGGAACTGA
- a CDS encoding GldG family protein gives MAAWKRYSQTILAGVLGLGLLAGCYALAAKQGWRYDTTSAKQHSLAVESVTILNNLNASVEAVAFFNPEDQPLKKQLEDLFDLVSRETDRVRVEFVDPDRTPFRARELGVTVSGSVVLRSGDRKEILTFVDEEKLVNGIARVASARSAVVYHVQGHGEVELEGLQEAGAGQLAQALREQGVEIAPLTLAAIPEGQGVPKDADLVLILAPTRNYLPKELDLLAEYVQAGGRMFIALAPEHPVNVADWTARHLGVRMEPGLAVDVAAQSILGDALTVLVQQYPIHPITKDFNLLTLYPTAGALTDVENATLGNRTLEVMPLGLSTQQAWLERDVAGIRTGRADFDAAADLQGPLWIGAAVSMVKELDADNATKTPLDNLRAVVLADQDFLTNRYANVYGNLDLARNAVNWLLEREGLIVVRKPDVPNVFLALSGGERLLLSWVPLVLLPLAMFGAALAVATIRKRAR, from the coding sequence ATGGCCGCCTGGAAGCGCTATTCCCAGACCATTCTCGCCGGCGTGCTCGGCCTCGGGCTGCTGGCTGGCTGTTACGCCCTGGCTGCAAAGCAGGGCTGGCGGTACGACACCACCTCGGCCAAGCAGCACTCCCTGGCCGTGGAGTCCGTGACCATCCTGAACAACCTCAATGCCAGCGTGGAGGCGGTGGCCTTCTTTAATCCCGAAGACCAACCCCTCAAGAAGCAACTGGAAGATCTCTTCGATCTGGTCTCGCGCGAAACGGACAGGGTGCGCGTGGAGTTTGTGGATCCGGACCGCACGCCCTTCCGCGCCCGGGAACTGGGCGTGACCGTCTCCGGCAGCGTGGTGCTGCGCTCCGGTGATCGCAAGGAAATTCTGACCTTTGTGGATGAAGAAAAACTCGTCAACGGCATTGCCCGGGTGGCCAGCGCCCGCAGCGCCGTCGTGTATCATGTACAGGGACACGGCGAGGTGGAGCTGGAAGGCCTGCAGGAGGCCGGCGCCGGCCAGCTGGCCCAGGCCCTGCGGGAACAGGGTGTGGAGATTGCCCCCCTGACCCTGGCCGCCATCCCCGAAGGCCAGGGCGTGCCCAAGGATGCCGATCTGGTGCTCATCCTGGCCCCCACCCGCAACTACCTGCCCAAGGAACTGGACCTGCTGGCCGAATATGTGCAGGCCGGCGGGCGGATGTTCATCGCCCTGGCTCCCGAGCATCCGGTGAACGTGGCGGACTGGACCGCCCGGCACCTGGGCGTGCGCATGGAACCGGGCCTGGCCGTGGACGTGGCGGCGCAGTCCATCCTGGGGGATGCCCTGACCGTGCTGGTGCAGCAGTACCCCATCCATCCGATCACCAAAGACTTCAACCTGTTGACCCTCTACCCCACCGCCGGCGCGCTGACGGATGTGGAGAATGCCACCCTGGGCAACCGCACCCTGGAGGTCATGCCCCTGGGTCTCTCCACCCAGCAGGCCTGGCTGGAGCGGGACGTGGCAGGCATCCGGACCGGACGGGCGGACTTCGACGCCGCCGCCGATCTGCAAGGCCCGCTGTGGATCGGGGCCGCCGTGTCCATGGTCAAGGAACTGGATGCGGACAACGCCACCAAAACGCCCCTGGACAACCTGCGGGCCGTGGTGCTGGCCGACCAGGACTTCCTGACCAACCGCTACGCCAATGTGTACGGCAACCTGGATCTGGCCCGCAACGCCGTCAACTGGCTGTTGGAGCGCGAAGGGCTCATCGTGGTGCGCAAGCCGGATGTCCCCAACGTCTTCCTGGCCCTGTCCGGCGGTGAGCGGCTGCTGCTCTCCTGGGTGCCGCTGGTGCTGCTGCCCCTGGCCATGTTCGGTGCGGCCCTGGCCGTGGCTACGATCCGCAAGCGGGCGCGGTAG
- a CDS encoding DUF4340 domain-containing protein has protein sequence MKRLAILFVLAGLVWGAFSLMPEPQAPPSRPAVAWPRLAPEQLLRAESTTGNASFVLEKEGGDWFISQADPARRLRAERGKAEALANFFNANPPRRSLVDVDVRDTKQLKAYGLDAPGKRLILADTATRYTLAFGGKNPAGDAVYATLEQDPAPADNGTGVVYLLGANWLEQATTADAYYDLRLTSLMAQNITRIRVDNQDIPVELRRTGPAQYAFAQPEDYAAYPVSSLDAERLLLDVVGLKGQLVPQTSLSANATAALSLSLWPMGAETPQQLQFFPVPGNNAQYLAKSDWQPALLAVDRTAVLKVAPDPFLLRDRRVLSFDPAAVQSQRLAFFEDQGLTPREVVLMREGGTRPAEDLPSRDWTRQDTNATVPGLDLLLWRLSESTFEADAASSRPAAARDVLRWTLLDIDGATLKEVTFAADPGLPEGQCWLIPAQHATDAPTTGQENATYYPVTDDVLQQALDTVFHARTPASSF, from the coding sequence ATGAAACGATTGGCCATTCTCTTCGTGCTGGCAGGGTTGGTGTGGGGTGCGTTCTCCCTCATGCCGGAACCGCAGGCCCCGCCGTCCCGGCCTGCCGTGGCCTGGCCGCGTCTGGCTCCGGAACAGCTCCTGCGGGCGGAATCCACCACCGGCAACGCCTCGTTTGTGCTGGAGAAAGAAGGCGGGGACTGGTTCATCAGCCAGGCCGACCCAGCCCGACGCCTGCGCGCCGAACGCGGCAAGGCCGAGGCCCTGGCCAACTTCTTCAACGCCAACCCGCCCCGCCGCAGTCTGGTGGATGTGGATGTGCGCGACACCAAACAACTGAAGGCCTACGGCCTGGATGCGCCGGGCAAGCGCCTGATCCTGGCCGACACCGCCACCCGCTACACCCTGGCCTTCGGCGGCAAGAATCCCGCCGGCGATGCCGTGTACGCCACCCTGGAGCAAGATCCGGCCCCTGCGGACAACGGCACCGGCGTGGTATACCTGCTGGGCGCCAACTGGCTGGAGCAGGCCACCACGGCAGATGCCTATTATGATCTGCGCCTCACCAGCCTGATGGCCCAGAACATCACCCGTATCCGCGTGGACAACCAGGATATTCCCGTGGAGCTGCGCCGCACCGGGCCAGCCCAATACGCCTTTGCCCAGCCCGAGGACTACGCCGCCTATCCCGTCTCCTCCCTGGACGCCGAACGTCTGTTGCTGGATGTGGTCGGCCTCAAGGGGCAGCTGGTCCCGCAGACCAGCCTGTCTGCCAATGCCACGGCCGCCCTCAGCCTGTCCCTGTGGCCCATGGGCGCGGAGACCCCGCAGCAGCTGCAGTTCTTCCCTGTTCCTGGCAACAACGCACAATACCTTGCAAAAAGCGACTGGCAGCCAGCCCTGCTCGCCGTGGATCGCACGGCCGTGCTCAAGGTGGCGCCAGACCCGTTCCTGCTGCGCGACCGTCGGGTGCTTTCCTTCGATCCCGCCGCCGTGCAGTCCCAACGGCTCGCATTTTTTGAAGACCAGGGTTTGACGCCGCGGGAAGTCGTGCTTATGCGTGAGGGTGGAACGCGCCCGGCAGAAGACCTGCCCTCAAGAGACTGGACGCGGCAGGATACAAACGCTACAGTGCCCGGCCTGGACCTGCTGCTGTGGCGGCTCTCCGAAAGCACCTTCGAGGCAGACGCGGCCTCCTCCCGGCCGGCCGCAGCCCGGGATGTGCTGCGGTGGACCCTGTTGGACATCGACGGCGCCACCCTGAAGGAAGTGACCTTTGCCGCAGACCCCGGCCTGCCCGAGGGGCAATGCTGGCTCATCCCGGCACAGCACGCCACGGATGCGCCGACGACAGGACAGGAAAACGCAACATACTACCCGGTAACGGATGACGTGCTGCAGCAGGCGCTGGACACAGTGTTCCATGCCCGCACCCCGGCATCTTCCTTCTAA
- the rpoZ gene encoding DNA-directed RNA polymerase subunit omega, which translates to MARITVEDCLAQVDNRFLLVQMAIKRVRQYRDGYEALVESKNKEIVTSLREIAEGKVLVTDEFYLPQQ; encoded by the coding sequence ATGGCCCGCATTACCGTTGAAGACTGCCTGGCACAGGTGGACAACCGTTTTCTGCTTGTCCAAATGGCCATCAAGCGCGTGCGGCAGTACCGCGACGGCTACGAAGCCCTCGTCGAGTCCAAGAACAAGGAAATCGTCACCTCCCTGCGCGAAATCGCCGAGGGCAAGGTGCTGGTGACCGACGAATTCTATCTGCCCCAGCAGTAA
- the dnaJ gene encoding molecular chaperone DnaJ, producing MTTTRDYYEILGLERAATEDEIKKAYRKKAFEFHPDRNPGDDEAERQFKEAAEAYEVLRDPDKRARYDRFGHAGVDANGFHGFSSTEDIFSTFGDIFSDFFGFSTMGGGRRGPRPQPGADLRYNLRISFREAAKGTEVTLDIPKDVPCEHCGGNGAEPGHPPETCKQCGGAGQIHQSQGFFRIAVTCPICRGQGTVVTTPCSECRGRGVNQQVKELSVRVPAGVDNGSRLRLRGEGEPGTHGGPPGDLYVVISVEEDKVFRRQGQDLIYTTEVSFVQAALGDKIEVPTLDEPLRMEIPKGVQSGEVFKLKGKGLPYLGSTHSGNLLVEVKVKTPTSLSKKQEELLREFQRLEEERPMKKVKDFIKKAGEVLGG from the coding sequence ATGACCACCACTCGCGACTATTATGAAATCCTCGGCCTGGAGCGCGCTGCCACCGAGGACGAGATCAAAAAGGCGTACCGCAAAAAGGCCTTCGAGTTCCACCCGGACCGCAACCCCGGGGACGACGAAGCCGAACGCCAGTTCAAGGAAGCCGCCGAGGCGTACGAAGTGCTGCGCGATCCGGACAAACGCGCCCGCTACGACCGCTTTGGTCATGCCGGCGTGGACGCCAACGGCTTCCACGGCTTTTCCTCCACCGAAGACATCTTTTCCACCTTCGGCGACATCTTCTCGGACTTCTTCGGCTTCTCCACCATGGGCGGGGGCCGGCGCGGTCCGCGGCCGCAACCCGGGGCAGACCTGCGCTACAACCTGCGCATCTCCTTCCGCGAAGCCGCCAAAGGCACCGAGGTCACCCTCGACATCCCCAAGGATGTGCCCTGCGAGCATTGCGGCGGCAATGGCGCGGAGCCCGGGCATCCGCCCGAAACCTGCAAGCAGTGCGGCGGCGCCGGACAGATTCACCAGTCCCAGGGCTTCTTCCGCATTGCCGTCACCTGCCCCATCTGCCGCGGGCAAGGCACGGTGGTGACCACGCCGTGCTCGGAATGCCGCGGTCGGGGCGTGAATCAGCAGGTGAAGGAACTCTCCGTGCGCGTGCCTGCCGGGGTGGACAACGGCTCCCGCCTGCGCCTGCGCGGCGAGGGCGAGCCGGGCACCCATGGCGGCCCCCCCGGGGATCTGTACGTGGTCATCAGCGTGGAGGAAGACAAGGTCTTCCGCCGCCAGGGTCAGGATCTGATCTACACCACGGAAGTCAGCTTCGTGCAGGCGGCCCTGGGCGACAAGATCGAGGTCCCCACCCTGGACGAGCCCCTGCGCATGGAGATTCCCAAGGGCGTGCAGTCCGGCGAGGTCTTCAAGCTCAAGGGCAAGGGCCTGCCGTACCTGGGCTCCACCCACTCCGGCAATCTGCTGGTGGAGGTGAAGGTCAAAACGCCCACCAGCCTCTCCAAAAAGCAGGAAGAACTGCTGCGCGAGTTTCAGCGCCTGGAAGAGGAACGGCCCATGAAAAAGGTGAAGGACTTCATCAAAAAAGCCGGCGAGGTGCTGGGCGGCTGA
- the moaC gene encoding cyclic pyranopterin monophosphate synthase MoaC has protein sequence MSETGETGETGETGETGAGFTHLDEQGLARMVDVGAKAETRRRAVAACRVLLSPATYDLLVRQALPKGDVLTVAKIAGIQAGKRTAELIPLCHPLLLSHLDVSFALDETDHAVEVQAEASLSGPTGVEMEALTAAAVAALTIYDMCKAVQKDIRITELRLLHKSGGKSGTFEAAAAGSSAP, from the coding sequence GTGAGCGAGACTGGCGAAACTGGCGAAACTGGCGAGACTGGCGAGACTGGCGCAGGGTTTACCCATCTGGATGAACAGGGCCTGGCCCGCATGGTGGATGTGGGCGCCAAGGCGGAGACCCGCCGCCGCGCCGTGGCCGCCTGCCGGGTGCTCCTCTCCCCTGCCACCTATGATCTGCTGGTGCGCCAGGCCCTGCCCAAGGGCGATGTGCTCACCGTGGCCAAGATTGCCGGCATCCAGGCTGGCAAGCGCACGGCGGAGCTCATCCCCCTGTGCCATCCCCTGCTGCTCTCGCACCTGGACGTCTCCTTCGCGCTGGACGAGACGGACCACGCCGTGGAGGTGCAGGCCGAGGCCTCCCTGTCCGGCCCCACCGGGGTGGAAATGGAAGCCCTGACCGCCGCGGCCGTGGCAGCCCTGACCATCTACGACATGTGCAAGGCCGTGCAGAAGGATATCCGCATCACCGAACTGCGGCTGTTGCACAAGTCCGGCGGCAAGAGCGGCACCTTCGAGGCTGCGGCTGCCGGGTCTTCAGCACCGTAG
- a CDS encoding glutamine--tRNA ligase/YqeY domain fusion protein: MDTRDTACPPTDSAPVQPKDFIRLIVEEDNRTGRWDGRVHTRFPPEPNGYLHLGHAKSICLNFGLAREYGGKCNLRFDDTNPLKESDEYVQSIQRDVTWMGFNWDGMYYASDYFEQLYQFAEQLILKGKAYVDSQTAEEIRTARGTLTEPGVNSPWRDRSVEENLDLFRRMRAGEFPDGAHVLRAKIDMAHPNIVMRDPTMYRIRHTPHHRTGNAWCIYPLYDYTHCISDSLEGITHSLCTLEFENNRALYDWVLDELDAYHPQQTEFARLNLTYTVLSKRRLIQLVEEGHVDGWDDPRLPTLSGVRRRGVPAAALRSFCEKIGLARCDNMVDIALLDHCIREELNATAPRAMAVLKPLKVTITNYPEEQVEWFDFPWHPEKPEMGTRPLPFSRTLWIEQDDFREDAPRKWFRLAPGKEVRLRYAYYITCTEVVKDDAGNVVELKCTYDPETKGGWSKDGRKVKGTLHWLSAAHAKTAEARLYDRLFLEENPMDKKRHGKEFLECLNPESLHILPSIFIEPALAEAAPGFVCQFERLAYFCVDTRHSAPGAPVFNRTATLKDSWAKTERAGLAGEG; encoded by the coding sequence ATGGATACCCGCGATACTGCCTGCCCGCCCACAGACTCTGCTCCCGTCCAGCCCAAGGACTTCATCCGCCTCATCGTGGAGGAAGACAACCGCACCGGTCGCTGGGACGGACGCGTGCATACGCGCTTTCCCCCGGAGCCCAACGGCTACCTGCATCTGGGCCATGCCAAGTCCATCTGCCTGAACTTCGGCCTGGCCAGGGAATACGGCGGCAAGTGCAATCTGCGCTTTGACGACACCAACCCCCTGAAGGAAAGTGACGAATACGTCCAATCCATCCAGCGCGATGTCACATGGATGGGGTTCAACTGGGACGGCATGTACTACGCCTCGGACTACTTCGAGCAGCTCTACCAGTTTGCCGAACAGCTCATCCTCAAGGGCAAGGCCTATGTGGACAGCCAGACGGCCGAGGAAATCCGCACCGCCCGCGGCACCCTCACCGAGCCCGGCGTCAACAGCCCCTGGCGTGATCGCAGCGTGGAAGAGAACCTTGATCTCTTCCGCCGCATGCGCGCCGGCGAATTCCCCGACGGCGCCCACGTGCTCCGGGCCAAGATCGACATGGCGCATCCCAACATCGTCATGCGCGATCCCACCATGTACCGCATCCGCCACACGCCCCATCACCGCACGGGCAATGCCTGGTGCATCTACCCGCTGTACGACTACACGCACTGCATTTCCGACTCCCTGGAAGGCATCACCCACTCCCTGTGCACCCTGGAGTTCGAGAACAACCGCGCCCTGTACGACTGGGTGCTGGACGAGCTGGACGCCTACCATCCGCAACAGACGGAATTCGCCCGCCTGAACCTCACCTACACCGTGCTTTCCAAGCGCCGGCTCATCCAGCTGGTGGAAGAAGGCCATGTGGACGGCTGGGACGACCCGCGCCTGCCCACCCTCTCGGGCGTGCGCCGCCGCGGCGTGCCGGCTGCGGCCCTGCGCAGCTTCTGCGAAAAAATCGGCCTGGCCCGCTGCGACAACATGGTGGACATCGCCCTGCTGGACCACTGCATCCGCGAGGAGCTCAACGCCACCGCCCCCCGGGCCATGGCCGTGCTCAAGCCCCTCAAGGTCACTATCACCAACTATCCCGAGGAGCAGGTGGAATGGTTCGACTTCCCCTGGCACCCCGAAAAGCCGGAAATGGGCACCCGCCCCCTGCCCTTCTCCCGCACCCTGTGGATTGAACAGGACGACTTCCGCGAGGACGCCCCCAGGAAATGGTTCCGGCTGGCCCCGGGCAAGGAAGTGCGCCTGCGCTACGCCTATTACATCACCTGCACAGAGGTGGTGAAGGACGACGCCGGCAACGTGGTGGAGCTCAAATGCACCTACGACCCGGAAACCAAGGGCGGCTGGAGCAAGGACGGCCGCAAGGTCAAGGGCACCCTGCACTGGCTCTCCGCAGCCCACGCCAAAACCGCCGAGGCCCGGCTGTACGACCGGCTGTTCCTCGAAGAAAACCCCATGGACAAGAAGCGCCACGGCAAGGAATTCCTGGAGTGTCTGAACCCGGAATCCCTGCATATCCTGCCGTCCATCTTCATCGAACCCGCCCTGGCAGAAGCCGCGCCCGGCTTTGTCTGCCAGTTTGAGCGGCTGGCCTACTTCTGCGTGGATACCCGGCACTCCGCCCCCGGCGCACCCGTGTTCAACCGCACGGCCACCCTCAAGGACTCCTGGGCCAAGACCGAACGGGCCGGGCTCGCCGGCGAAGGCTAG
- a CDS encoding glycosyltransferase family 92 protein, producing the protein MRYLSLCIIVKDEDRALREWVAHHALLGVEHFFIFDNESRVPVARALRGFPPQLFTVINISGIAQQLLAYTVCLSEFGHTSRWIGFIDADEFLFPVHGNDLRPVLAEFEPYAGLAVPWTMFGASGHTRPPKGLLTESYLHRYPDHATGWHQIIKCLVDPANVLGVEDPHRFLLREGQHLVNEQHIPVTPGSNRTIRSCNRLQLNHYFFKSKEEWEQKLARGRADRADEAGRYPASLFEDQARTATQLDKRILRFVPGVRAALANPASLSSLPGLPGLPGLPGPAGPAGPAQELPPPLSLDDAIARCMQAVQAGQIEAAQILLCQAAATQGHAAELWLLRAMLARLTNQWESAAFLIRQALLRAESPQIYLELLRIAHATGRREEARGALLCFSTIIKHQDVEAEWRDRQTEAAKLVASMG; encoded by the coding sequence ATGCGCTATCTGTCCCTGTGCATCATCGTCAAGGATGAGGACCGGGCTCTCCGGGAATGGGTGGCCCATCACGCCCTGCTCGGGGTGGAGCATTTTTTCATCTTCGACAATGAAAGCCGCGTCCCCGTGGCCCGAGCCCTGCGGGGGTTCCCGCCGCAGTTGTTCACCGTCATCAACATTTCCGGCATCGCGCAGCAGCTCCTTGCCTATACCGTGTGCCTGAGCGAATTCGGTCACACCAGCCGCTGGATCGGCTTCATTGACGCAGACGAATTTCTGTTCCCCGTCCACGGGAACGACCTGCGGCCCGTGCTGGCGGAGTTCGAGCCCTACGCCGGCCTGGCCGTGCCCTGGACCATGTTCGGCGCGTCCGGGCATACGCGGCCTCCCAAGGGCCTGCTGACGGAAAGTTACCTCCATCGCTACCCGGACCATGCCACGGGCTGGCATCAGATCATCAAGTGTCTGGTGGATCCGGCCAACGTCCTGGGGGTGGAGGATCCACACCGGTTTCTGCTCCGCGAAGGCCAGCATCTGGTCAACGAACAGCACATCCCCGTCACCCCCGGTTCCAACCGCACGATACGGTCCTGCAACCGGCTGCAGCTGAACCACTACTTTTTCAAATCCAAGGAAGAGTGGGAACAGAAGCTCGCCCGGGGCCGGGCCGACCGCGCCGACGAAGCCGGCCGATACCCGGCGTCCCTGTTCGAAGACCAGGCCAGGACCGCCACGCAGCTGGACAAACGCATCCTGCGCTTTGTCCCCGGCGTGCGGGCTGCCCTGGCCAATCCTGCCAGCCTGTCCAGCCTCCCTGGCCTCCCTGGCCTCCCTGGCCTCCCTGGCCCGGCTGGCCCGGCTGGCCCGGCACAGGAGCTGCCCCCGCCGTTGTCCCTGGACGACGCCATCGCCCGCTGCATGCAGGCCGTGCAGGCCGGCCAGATTGAAGCCGCGCAAATCCTGCTCTGCCAGGCAGCGGCCACCCAGGGCCATGCCGCGGAACTGTGGCTGCTGCGGGCCATGCTCGCCCGCCTCACCAACCAGTGGGAAAGCGCCGCATTCCTCATCCGCCAGGCCCTGCTGCGTGCGGAAAGCCCGCAGATCTATCTGGAGCTGCTGCGCATCGCCCATGCCACCGGCCGGCGCGAGGAGGCCCGGGGCGCTCTGCTCTGCTTCAGTACCATCATCAAACACCAGGACGTCGAAGCAGAGTGGCGCGACCGCCAGACCGAGGCCGCCAAGCTGGTGGCGTCCATGGGCTGA